In the genome of Parus major isolate Abel chromosome 2, Parus_major1.1, whole genome shotgun sequence, one region contains:
- the MIOS gene encoding GATOR complex protein MIOS isoform X2 — MSGSKPDILWAPHHVDRFVVCDSELSLYHIDSAVSSELKAGSLRLSEETTATLLSINSDTPYMKCVAWYPKYDPECLLAVGQANGRVVLTSLGQDHNSKSKDLIGKEFVPKHARQCNTLAWNPLDSNWLAAGLDKHRADFSVLIWDISSKYAPETAVATEKVRLSAGDAEAGLVVTKPLYELGQNDACLSLCWLPRDQKLLLAGMHRNLAIFDLRNTSQKIFVNTKAVQGVTVDPYFHDRVASFYEGQVAIWDLRKFEKPVLTLTEQPKPLTKVAWCPTRTGLLATLTRDSNIIRLYDMQHTPTPIGDETEPTIIERSVQPCDNYIASFAWHPTSQNRMVVVTPNRTMSDFTVFERISLAWSPVTSLMWACGRHLYECTEEGKASSLEKDIATKMRLRALSRYGLDTEQVWRNHLLAGNEDPQLKSLWYTLHFMKQYTEDMDQKLTGNKGPLVYAGIKSIVKSSLGTTENLRHSRSGSDRQADIIQYLSEERSLALQLCGWIKKGTDLDVEPFLNSLEQEGDWERAAAVALFNLDIRRAIQILNKGASSGKGDLNLNVVAMALSGYTDEKNSLWREMCSTLRLQLNNPYLCAMFAFLTSESGSYDGVLLNRFIEKLTNEMKEAGNLEGILLTGLTKDGVDLMESYVDRTGDVQTASYCMLQGSPSDVLKDERVQYWIENYRNLLDAWRFWHKRAEFDIHRSKLDPSSKPLAQVFVSCNFCGKSISYSCSAIPHQGRGFSQYGVSGSPTKSKVTSCPGCRKPLPRCALCLINMGTPVSSCPGGSKSDEKVDLSKDKKLAQFNNWFTWCHNCRHGGHAGHMLSWFRDHTECPVSACSCKCMQLDTTGNLVPAETVQA, encoded by the exons ATGAGTGGCTCCAAACCTGATATCCTGTGGGCACCACACCACGTTGACAGATTTGTTGTGTGTGATTCAGAGCTGAGCCTGTATCACATTGACTCTGCTGTAAGTTCAGAACTCAAGGCGGGGTCCTTGCGGTTGTCAGAGGAAACTACGGCTACACTGCTGTCAATAAATTCGGATACACCATACATGAAATGTGTGGCTTGGTATCCCAAGTATGATCCTGAATGTCTCCTTGCTGTTGGACAGGCCAATGGCCGAGTGGTACTTACCAGCCTTGGGCAAGATCACAACTCAAAATCTAAAGATTTGATAGGCAAAGAGTTTGTTCCCAAACACGCTCGGCAATGCAACACCCTGGCATGGAACCCACTGGATAGCAATTGGCTTGCTGCTGGGTTAGATAAACATCGGGCTGACTTTTCAGTACTGATCTGGGATATCAGCAGCAAATATGCCCCAGAGACTGCAGTTGCTACAGAGAAAGTAAGGCTCTCAGCAGGAGATGCAGAAGCAGGCCTGGTAGTAACAAAACCACTATATGAATTAGGACAGAATGATGcttgtctctctctctgttgGCTTCCACGGGATCAGAAGCTGCTGTTAGCTGGAATGCATCGAAATCTGGCTATATTTGATCTTAGGAACACAAgccaaaaaatatttgttaacaCCAAGGCTGTCCAAGGAGTGACTGTTGATCCCTATTTCCACGATCGTGTCGCTTCCTTCTATGAAGGCCAGGTTGCCATATGGGATTTAAGAAAGTTTGAAAAGCCTGTTTTGACCCTGACAGAGCAACCAAAACCCTTAACAAAAGTTGCATGGTGTCCAACAAGGACTGGGCTGTTGGCTACTTTAACAAGGGATAGTAATATTATTAGACTGTATGATATGCAGCATACTCCCACCCCTATTGGAGACGAAACTGAACCAACAATAATTGAAAGAAGTGTCCAACCATGTGATAATTACATTGCTTCATTTGCCTGGCATCCCACAAGTCAAAATCGAATGGTAGTAGTGACTCCCAACAGGACTATGTCTGACTTCActgtttttgaaagaatttcTCTCGCGTGGAGCCCAGTGACATCCTTAATGTGGGCTTGTGGACGACATTTGTATGAGTGtacagaagaaggaaaggctAGTTCCTTGGAAAAAGACATAGCAACCAAAATGCGCCTCAGAGCTCTGTCAAGGTATGGTCTTGATACTGAACAAGTTTGGAGAAATCACCTCCTAGCTGGAAATGAAGATCCTCAGCTGAAATCGCTTTGGTACACTCTGCATT TTATGAAGCAGTATACTGAAGATATGGATCAAAAACTTACAGGAAACAAAGGTCCCTTAGTTTATGCTGGCATTAAATCAATTGTGAAGTCATCTTTGG GAACTACAGAGAAcctcaggcacagcaggagtGGATCTGATAGACAGGCAGATATTATTCAATATCTGAGTGAGGAGAGATCTTTGGCTTTGCAGCTCTGTGGGTGGATAAAGAAGGGAACAGACTTAGATGTGGAACCTTTCCTAAATTCGTTGGAACAGGAAGGAGATTGGGAGCGAGCTGCTGCTGTAGCACTTTTCAACTTGGACATAAGGCGAGCAATACAAATTCTGAATAAAGGGGCTTCCTCAGGAAAAG GTGATCTGAACCTTAATGTAGTAGCAATGGCTCTATCAGGCTACACAGATGAGAAGAATTCACTCTGGAGAGAAATGTGCAGTACTCTAAGACTGCAGCTGAACAATCCCTACTTGTGTGCTATGTTTGCTTTCCTGACGAGTGAGTCTGGTTCATATGATGGTGTTCTG ctCAACAGGTTTATTGAAAAGCTgacaaatgaaatgaaagaggCTGGCAACTTGGAGGGCATACTATTAACAGGGCTGACAAAAGATGGAGTTGACTTGATGGAAAGTTATGTTGACAGAACTGGAGATGTCCAGACAGCAAGCTATTGCATGCTACAG GGTTCTCCATCAGATGTACTTAAGGATGAAAGGGTTCAGTACTGGATTGAGAACTACAGGAATCTTTTAGATGCTTGGAGGTTTTGGCATAAACGTGCAGAATTTGATATCCATAGGAGTAAGCTGGATCCTAGCTCAAAGCCTTTAGCCCAG GTGTTTGTGAGTTgcaatttctgtggaaaatcaATCTCTTACAGCTGTTCAGCTATTCCTCATCAGGGGCGAGGTTTTAGCCAATATGGGGTCAGCGGTTCACCAACCAAGTCAAAAGTTACAAGCTGTCCTGGTTGCCGTAAGCCCCTTCCCCGCTGTGCACTTTGCTTGATAAACATGGGAACACCAGTTTCCAGCTGTCCAG GAGGATCCAAGTCAGATGAAAAAGTGGATCTTAGCAAGGACAAGAAGTTAGCCCAGTTCAACAACTGGTTTACTTGGTGTCACAACTGTAGGCATGGTGGACATGCTGGTCATATGCTGAGCTGGTTCAG GGACCATACTGAGTGCCCAGTTTCTGCCTGCTCTTGTAAGTGTATGCAGCTGGATACAACAGGGAATCTCGTTCCAGCAGAGACTGTCCAGGCATAA
- the MIOS gene encoding GATOR complex protein MIOS isoform X4 produces the protein MSGSKPDILWAPHHVDRFVVCDSELSLYHIDSAVSSELKAGSLRLSEETTATLLSINSDTPYMKCVAWYPKYDPECLLAVGQANGRVVLTSLGQDHNSKSKDLIGKEFVPKHARQCNTLAWNPLDSNWLAAGLDKHRADFSVLIWDISSKYAPETAVATEKVRLSAGDAEAGLVVTKPLYELGQNDACLSLCWLPRDQKLLLAGMHRNLAIFDLRNTSQKIFVNTKAVQGVTVDPYFHDRVASFYEGQVAIWDLRKFEKPVLTLTEQPKPLTKVAWCPTRTGLLATLTRDSNIIRLYDMQHTPTPIGDETEPTIIERSVQPCDNYIASFAWHPTSQNRMVVVTPNRTMSDFTVFERISLAWSPVTSLMWACGRHLYECTEEGKASSLEKDIATKMRLRALSRYGLDTEQVWRNHLLAGNEDPQLKSLWYTLHFMKQYTEDMDQKLTGNKGPLVYAGIKSIVKSSLGTTENLRHSRSGSDRQADIIQYLSEERSLALQLCGWIKKGTDLDVEPFLNSLEQEGDWERAAAVALFNLDIRRAIQILNKGASSGKGDLNLNVVAMALSGYTDEKNSLWREMCSTLRLQLNNPYLCAMFAFLTSESGSYDGVLVFVSCNFCGKSISYSCSAIPHQGRGFSQYGVSGSPTKSKVTSCPGCRKPLPRCALCLINMGTPVSSCPGGSKSDEKVDLSKDKKLAQFNNWFTWCHNCRHGGHAGHMLSWFRDHTECPVSACSCKCMQLDTTGNLVPAETVQA, from the exons ATGAGTGGCTCCAAACCTGATATCCTGTGGGCACCACACCACGTTGACAGATTTGTTGTGTGTGATTCAGAGCTGAGCCTGTATCACATTGACTCTGCTGTAAGTTCAGAACTCAAGGCGGGGTCCTTGCGGTTGTCAGAGGAAACTACGGCTACACTGCTGTCAATAAATTCGGATACACCATACATGAAATGTGTGGCTTGGTATCCCAAGTATGATCCTGAATGTCTCCTTGCTGTTGGACAGGCCAATGGCCGAGTGGTACTTACCAGCCTTGGGCAAGATCACAACTCAAAATCTAAAGATTTGATAGGCAAAGAGTTTGTTCCCAAACACGCTCGGCAATGCAACACCCTGGCATGGAACCCACTGGATAGCAATTGGCTTGCTGCTGGGTTAGATAAACATCGGGCTGACTTTTCAGTACTGATCTGGGATATCAGCAGCAAATATGCCCCAGAGACTGCAGTTGCTACAGAGAAAGTAAGGCTCTCAGCAGGAGATGCAGAAGCAGGCCTGGTAGTAACAAAACCACTATATGAATTAGGACAGAATGATGcttgtctctctctctgttgGCTTCCACGGGATCAGAAGCTGCTGTTAGCTGGAATGCATCGAAATCTGGCTATATTTGATCTTAGGAACACAAgccaaaaaatatttgttaacaCCAAGGCTGTCCAAGGAGTGACTGTTGATCCCTATTTCCACGATCGTGTCGCTTCCTTCTATGAAGGCCAGGTTGCCATATGGGATTTAAGAAAGTTTGAAAAGCCTGTTTTGACCCTGACAGAGCAACCAAAACCCTTAACAAAAGTTGCATGGTGTCCAACAAGGACTGGGCTGTTGGCTACTTTAACAAGGGATAGTAATATTATTAGACTGTATGATATGCAGCATACTCCCACCCCTATTGGAGACGAAACTGAACCAACAATAATTGAAAGAAGTGTCCAACCATGTGATAATTACATTGCTTCATTTGCCTGGCATCCCACAAGTCAAAATCGAATGGTAGTAGTGACTCCCAACAGGACTATGTCTGACTTCActgtttttgaaagaatttcTCTCGCGTGGAGCCCAGTGACATCCTTAATGTGGGCTTGTGGACGACATTTGTATGAGTGtacagaagaaggaaaggctAGTTCCTTGGAAAAAGACATAGCAACCAAAATGCGCCTCAGAGCTCTGTCAAGGTATGGTCTTGATACTGAACAAGTTTGGAGAAATCACCTCCTAGCTGGAAATGAAGATCCTCAGCTGAAATCGCTTTGGTACACTCTGCATT TTATGAAGCAGTATACTGAAGATATGGATCAAAAACTTACAGGAAACAAAGGTCCCTTAGTTTATGCTGGCATTAAATCAATTGTGAAGTCATCTTTGG GAACTACAGAGAAcctcaggcacagcaggagtGGATCTGATAGACAGGCAGATATTATTCAATATCTGAGTGAGGAGAGATCTTTGGCTTTGCAGCTCTGTGGGTGGATAAAGAAGGGAACAGACTTAGATGTGGAACCTTTCCTAAATTCGTTGGAACAGGAAGGAGATTGGGAGCGAGCTGCTGCTGTAGCACTTTTCAACTTGGACATAAGGCGAGCAATACAAATTCTGAATAAAGGGGCTTCCTCAGGAAAAG GTGATCTGAACCTTAATGTAGTAGCAATGGCTCTATCAGGCTACACAGATGAGAAGAATTCACTCTGGAGAGAAATGTGCAGTACTCTAAGACTGCAGCTGAACAATCCCTACTTGTGTGCTATGTTTGCTTTCCTGACGAGTGAGTCTGGTTCATATGATGGTGTTCTG GTGTTTGTGAGTTgcaatttctgtggaaaatcaATCTCTTACAGCTGTTCAGCTATTCCTCATCAGGGGCGAGGTTTTAGCCAATATGGGGTCAGCGGTTCACCAACCAAGTCAAAAGTTACAAGCTGTCCTGGTTGCCGTAAGCCCCTTCCCCGCTGTGCACTTTGCTTGATAAACATGGGAACACCAGTTTCCAGCTGTCCAG GAGGATCCAAGTCAGATGAAAAAGTGGATCTTAGCAAGGACAAGAAGTTAGCCCAGTTCAACAACTGGTTTACTTGGTGTCACAACTGTAGGCATGGTGGACATGCTGGTCATATGCTGAGCTGGTTCAG GGACCATACTGAGTGCCCAGTTTCTGCCTGCTCTTGTAAGTGTATGCAGCTGGATACAACAGGGAATCTCGTTCCAGCAGAGACTGTCCAGGCATAA
- the MIOS gene encoding GATOR complex protein MIOS isoform X1, with protein MSGSKPDILWAPHHVDRFVVCDSELSLYHIDSAVSSELKAGSLRLSEETTATLLSINSDTPYMKCVAWYPKYDPECLLAVGQANGRVVLTSLGQDHNSKSKDLIGKEFVPKHARQCNTLAWNPLDSNWLAAGLDKHRADFSVLIWDISSKYAPETAVATEKVRLSAGDAEAGLVVTKPLYELGQNDACLSLCWLPRDQKLLLAGMHRNLAIFDLRNTSQKIFVNTKAVQGVTVDPYFHDRVASFYEGQVAIWDLRKFEKPVLTLTEQPKPLTKVAWCPTRTGLLATLTRDSNIIRLYDMQHTPTPIGDETEPTIIERSVQPCDNYIASFAWHPTSQNRMVVVTPNRTMSDFTVFERISLAWSPVTSLMWACGRHLYECTEEGKASSLEKDIATKMRLRALSRYGLDTEQVWRNHLLAGNEDPQLKSLWYTLHFMKQYTEDMDQKLTGNKGPLVYAGIKSIVKSSLGTTENLRHSRSGSDRQADIIQYLSEERSLALQLCGWIKKGTDLDVEPFLNSLEQEGDWERAAAVALFNLDIRRAIQILNKGASSGKGDLNLNVVAMALSGYTDEKNSLWREMCSTLRLQLNNPYLCAMFAFLTSESGSYDGVLYENNVAVRDRVAFACKFLNDAQLNRFIEKLTNEMKEAGNLEGILLTGLTKDGVDLMESYVDRTGDVQTASYCMLQGSPSDVLKDERVQYWIENYRNLLDAWRFWHKRAEFDIHRSKLDPSSKPLAQVFVSCNFCGKSISYSCSAIPHQGRGFSQYGVSGSPTKSKVTSCPGCRKPLPRCALCLINMGTPVSSCPGGSKSDEKVDLSKDKKLAQFNNWFTWCHNCRHGGHAGHMLSWFRDHTECPVSACSCKCMQLDTTGNLVPAETVQA; from the exons ATGAGTGGCTCCAAACCTGATATCCTGTGGGCACCACACCACGTTGACAGATTTGTTGTGTGTGATTCAGAGCTGAGCCTGTATCACATTGACTCTGCTGTAAGTTCAGAACTCAAGGCGGGGTCCTTGCGGTTGTCAGAGGAAACTACGGCTACACTGCTGTCAATAAATTCGGATACACCATACATGAAATGTGTGGCTTGGTATCCCAAGTATGATCCTGAATGTCTCCTTGCTGTTGGACAGGCCAATGGCCGAGTGGTACTTACCAGCCTTGGGCAAGATCACAACTCAAAATCTAAAGATTTGATAGGCAAAGAGTTTGTTCCCAAACACGCTCGGCAATGCAACACCCTGGCATGGAACCCACTGGATAGCAATTGGCTTGCTGCTGGGTTAGATAAACATCGGGCTGACTTTTCAGTACTGATCTGGGATATCAGCAGCAAATATGCCCCAGAGACTGCAGTTGCTACAGAGAAAGTAAGGCTCTCAGCAGGAGATGCAGAAGCAGGCCTGGTAGTAACAAAACCACTATATGAATTAGGACAGAATGATGcttgtctctctctctgttgGCTTCCACGGGATCAGAAGCTGCTGTTAGCTGGAATGCATCGAAATCTGGCTATATTTGATCTTAGGAACACAAgccaaaaaatatttgttaacaCCAAGGCTGTCCAAGGAGTGACTGTTGATCCCTATTTCCACGATCGTGTCGCTTCCTTCTATGAAGGCCAGGTTGCCATATGGGATTTAAGAAAGTTTGAAAAGCCTGTTTTGACCCTGACAGAGCAACCAAAACCCTTAACAAAAGTTGCATGGTGTCCAACAAGGACTGGGCTGTTGGCTACTTTAACAAGGGATAGTAATATTATTAGACTGTATGATATGCAGCATACTCCCACCCCTATTGGAGACGAAACTGAACCAACAATAATTGAAAGAAGTGTCCAACCATGTGATAATTACATTGCTTCATTTGCCTGGCATCCCACAAGTCAAAATCGAATGGTAGTAGTGACTCCCAACAGGACTATGTCTGACTTCActgtttttgaaagaatttcTCTCGCGTGGAGCCCAGTGACATCCTTAATGTGGGCTTGTGGACGACATTTGTATGAGTGtacagaagaaggaaaggctAGTTCCTTGGAAAAAGACATAGCAACCAAAATGCGCCTCAGAGCTCTGTCAAGGTATGGTCTTGATACTGAACAAGTTTGGAGAAATCACCTCCTAGCTGGAAATGAAGATCCTCAGCTGAAATCGCTTTGGTACACTCTGCATT TTATGAAGCAGTATACTGAAGATATGGATCAAAAACTTACAGGAAACAAAGGTCCCTTAGTTTATGCTGGCATTAAATCAATTGTGAAGTCATCTTTGG GAACTACAGAGAAcctcaggcacagcaggagtGGATCTGATAGACAGGCAGATATTATTCAATATCTGAGTGAGGAGAGATCTTTGGCTTTGCAGCTCTGTGGGTGGATAAAGAAGGGAACAGACTTAGATGTGGAACCTTTCCTAAATTCGTTGGAACAGGAAGGAGATTGGGAGCGAGCTGCTGCTGTAGCACTTTTCAACTTGGACATAAGGCGAGCAATACAAATTCTGAATAAAGGGGCTTCCTCAGGAAAAG GTGATCTGAACCTTAATGTAGTAGCAATGGCTCTATCAGGCTACACAGATGAGAAGAATTCACTCTGGAGAGAAATGTGCAGTACTCTAAGACTGCAGCTGAACAATCCCTACTTGTGTGCTATGTTTGCTTTCCTGACGAGTGAGTCTGGTTCATATGATGGTGTTCTG TATGAAAATAATGTAGCTGTACGAGACAGAGTGGCATTTGCTTGCAAGTTCCTCAATGATGCTCAG ctCAACAGGTTTATTGAAAAGCTgacaaatgaaatgaaagaggCTGGCAACTTGGAGGGCATACTATTAACAGGGCTGACAAAAGATGGAGTTGACTTGATGGAAAGTTATGTTGACAGAACTGGAGATGTCCAGACAGCAAGCTATTGCATGCTACAG GGTTCTCCATCAGATGTACTTAAGGATGAAAGGGTTCAGTACTGGATTGAGAACTACAGGAATCTTTTAGATGCTTGGAGGTTTTGGCATAAACGTGCAGAATTTGATATCCATAGGAGTAAGCTGGATCCTAGCTCAAAGCCTTTAGCCCAG GTGTTTGTGAGTTgcaatttctgtggaaaatcaATCTCTTACAGCTGTTCAGCTATTCCTCATCAGGGGCGAGGTTTTAGCCAATATGGGGTCAGCGGTTCACCAACCAAGTCAAAAGTTACAAGCTGTCCTGGTTGCCGTAAGCCCCTTCCCCGCTGTGCACTTTGCTTGATAAACATGGGAACACCAGTTTCCAGCTGTCCAG GAGGATCCAAGTCAGATGAAAAAGTGGATCTTAGCAAGGACAAGAAGTTAGCCCAGTTCAACAACTGGTTTACTTGGTGTCACAACTGTAGGCATGGTGGACATGCTGGTCATATGCTGAGCTGGTTCAG GGACCATACTGAGTGCCCAGTTTCTGCCTGCTCTTGTAAGTGTATGCAGCTGGATACAACAGGGAATCTCGTTCCAGCAGAGACTGTCCAGGCATAA
- the MIOS gene encoding GATOR complex protein MIOS isoform X5, protein MSGSKPDILWAPHHVDRFVVCDSELSLYHIDSAVSSELKAGSLRLSEETTATLLSINSDTPYMKCVAWYPKYDPECLLAVGQANGRVVLTSLGQDHNSKSKDLIGKEFVPKHARQCNTLAWNPLDSNWLAAGLDKHRADFSVLIWDISSKYAPETAVATEKVRLSAGDAEAGLVVTKPLYELGQNDACLSLCWLPRDQKLLLAGMHRNLAIFDLRNTSQKIFVNTKAVQGVTVDPYFHDRVASFYEGQVAIWDLRKFEKPVLTLTEQPKPLTKVAWCPTRTGLLATLTRDSNIIRLYDMQHTPTPIGDETEPTIIERSVQPCDNYIASFAWHPTSQNRMVVVTPNRTMSDFTVFERISLAWSPVTSLMWACGRHLYECTEEGKASSLEKDIATKMRLRALSRYGLDTEQVWRNHLLAGNEDPQLKSLWYTLHFMKQYTEDMDQKLTGNKGPLVYAGIKSIVKSSLGTTENLRHSRSGSDRQADIIQYLSEERSLALQLCGWIKKGTDLDVEPFLNSLEQEGDWERAAAVALFNLDIRRAIQILNKGASSGKGDLNLNVVAMALSGYTDEKNSLWREMCSTLRLQLNNPYLCAMFAFLTSESGSYDGVLYENNVAVRDRVAFACKFLNDAQLNRFIEKLTNEMKEAGNLEGILLTGLTKDGVDLMESYVDRTGDVQTASYCMLQGSPSDVLKDERVQYWIENYRNLLDAWRFWHKRAEFDIHRSKLDPSSKPLAQLFSYSSSGARF, encoded by the exons ATGAGTGGCTCCAAACCTGATATCCTGTGGGCACCACACCACGTTGACAGATTTGTTGTGTGTGATTCAGAGCTGAGCCTGTATCACATTGACTCTGCTGTAAGTTCAGAACTCAAGGCGGGGTCCTTGCGGTTGTCAGAGGAAACTACGGCTACACTGCTGTCAATAAATTCGGATACACCATACATGAAATGTGTGGCTTGGTATCCCAAGTATGATCCTGAATGTCTCCTTGCTGTTGGACAGGCCAATGGCCGAGTGGTACTTACCAGCCTTGGGCAAGATCACAACTCAAAATCTAAAGATTTGATAGGCAAAGAGTTTGTTCCCAAACACGCTCGGCAATGCAACACCCTGGCATGGAACCCACTGGATAGCAATTGGCTTGCTGCTGGGTTAGATAAACATCGGGCTGACTTTTCAGTACTGATCTGGGATATCAGCAGCAAATATGCCCCAGAGACTGCAGTTGCTACAGAGAAAGTAAGGCTCTCAGCAGGAGATGCAGAAGCAGGCCTGGTAGTAACAAAACCACTATATGAATTAGGACAGAATGATGcttgtctctctctctgttgGCTTCCACGGGATCAGAAGCTGCTGTTAGCTGGAATGCATCGAAATCTGGCTATATTTGATCTTAGGAACACAAgccaaaaaatatttgttaacaCCAAGGCTGTCCAAGGAGTGACTGTTGATCCCTATTTCCACGATCGTGTCGCTTCCTTCTATGAAGGCCAGGTTGCCATATGGGATTTAAGAAAGTTTGAAAAGCCTGTTTTGACCCTGACAGAGCAACCAAAACCCTTAACAAAAGTTGCATGGTGTCCAACAAGGACTGGGCTGTTGGCTACTTTAACAAGGGATAGTAATATTATTAGACTGTATGATATGCAGCATACTCCCACCCCTATTGGAGACGAAACTGAACCAACAATAATTGAAAGAAGTGTCCAACCATGTGATAATTACATTGCTTCATTTGCCTGGCATCCCACAAGTCAAAATCGAATGGTAGTAGTGACTCCCAACAGGACTATGTCTGACTTCActgtttttgaaagaatttcTCTCGCGTGGAGCCCAGTGACATCCTTAATGTGGGCTTGTGGACGACATTTGTATGAGTGtacagaagaaggaaaggctAGTTCCTTGGAAAAAGACATAGCAACCAAAATGCGCCTCAGAGCTCTGTCAAGGTATGGTCTTGATACTGAACAAGTTTGGAGAAATCACCTCCTAGCTGGAAATGAAGATCCTCAGCTGAAATCGCTTTGGTACACTCTGCATT TTATGAAGCAGTATACTGAAGATATGGATCAAAAACTTACAGGAAACAAAGGTCCCTTAGTTTATGCTGGCATTAAATCAATTGTGAAGTCATCTTTGG GAACTACAGAGAAcctcaggcacagcaggagtGGATCTGATAGACAGGCAGATATTATTCAATATCTGAGTGAGGAGAGATCTTTGGCTTTGCAGCTCTGTGGGTGGATAAAGAAGGGAACAGACTTAGATGTGGAACCTTTCCTAAATTCGTTGGAACAGGAAGGAGATTGGGAGCGAGCTGCTGCTGTAGCACTTTTCAACTTGGACATAAGGCGAGCAATACAAATTCTGAATAAAGGGGCTTCCTCAGGAAAAG GTGATCTGAACCTTAATGTAGTAGCAATGGCTCTATCAGGCTACACAGATGAGAAGAATTCACTCTGGAGAGAAATGTGCAGTACTCTAAGACTGCAGCTGAACAATCCCTACTTGTGTGCTATGTTTGCTTTCCTGACGAGTGAGTCTGGTTCATATGATGGTGTTCTG TATGAAAATAATGTAGCTGTACGAGACAGAGTGGCATTTGCTTGCAAGTTCCTCAATGATGCTCAG ctCAACAGGTTTATTGAAAAGCTgacaaatgaaatgaaagaggCTGGCAACTTGGAGGGCATACTATTAACAGGGCTGACAAAAGATGGAGTTGACTTGATGGAAAGTTATGTTGACAGAACTGGAGATGTCCAGACAGCAAGCTATTGCATGCTACAG GGTTCTCCATCAGATGTACTTAAGGATGAAAGGGTTCAGTACTGGATTGAGAACTACAGGAATCTTTTAGATGCTTGGAGGTTTTGGCATAAACGTGCAGAATTTGATATCCATAGGAGTAAGCTGGATCCTAGCTCAAAGCCTTTAGCCCAG CTGTTCAGCTATTCCTCATCAGGGGCGAGGTTTTAG